The stretch of DNA CATAAATGCAATAATTCTAAATGCTTATACTATCAAAGAAATCTTAAGAATCTTCCAAAGAATATTGATCCTTGTGATAAATACAAGTATAAGCTTCATTACATATATCGTGAATTTAATATTAACTTCTTTAAAATGGATCTATATCCAATATCAAAACATGCTACCGGATTTAGTTTTAAGAAGTTTAGCCCGCATATAATGGGACTATGCTTGACTTATCACGTTAATTGTAAAATGTCTACAAGACAAACAGCTCATGTTTTAAAAGAAGTTCATGGAATAAAAATTTCACATAGAACTGTTGCTAATTATGCTCTAACAGCAGCTGCTGTTATTAAGCCGTTTGTTGATACCTTTGATTACAAACCCTCTAAAATACTTTCTGCCGATGAAACTTATATAAAAGTAAAAGGCATTAAGCATTATGTCTGGATTGTAATGGATGCTTGTAAAAGGTCTATTCTAGGTTATCAAGTATCTGATACAAGAGATACTGGCCCTTGTATACTAGCAATGCGTATGGCTTTTGATAAGTTTAAAGACTTCCCTGGAAAAGCTTTAAACTTCGTTGCCGATGGTTACAGTTCATATCCGTTAGCGAAGCAACAATTTGAATTAGAAAAAAATAAAGAATTTAATCTAACTCAAGTTATCGGACTTACTAACGATGATCCAGTATCTGAAGAATTTCGTTGGGTTAAGCAAGTTGTAGAGCGTTTAAACCGTACCTTTAAATCTTCCTACAGGGGTACCTGTGGTTATGGAAGTGATGAAGGTGCTCTTTATGGCTTCTCCCTTTGGGTTGCTTATTACAACTTCTTACGCCCGCATCCTTACAATTACTGGCGTCCTTTAAACGAATTAAAGCAACTAGATGGTATTGACAATATGTCTGCAAAGTGGCAAATTCTTATCAGTCTCGGTCAACAAACCATATTACATATGCAAGAATCACAAACTTCTTGATAAATCATAAAATCAAATATTGATTAAGTTTTTGCCTCCGTTACCGAAGGTCTTTTTAGCATATTCAATTTTAAAATTTTCTTAGATATTATAAAGATATTTTTAACTATTATTCCAAATTAGCCATAAGCTATTTTTTCATACGAAACTTTACACTATCTACATTAGTACTATATTATTTTATTAAACAATTAAATAATTGGATAATAATAAATTTTTTCATTTATAAAAATAAAAAAAGTCCACCCCTATGATTAGGGCGAACTTATATCGCGGTACCACCTAAATTTGTTCTCTACTAATGATAACGGTGTTAAACCGATAGTTTTTACCTACAACTCTAAAGCTGGTTCAAATCCTATTGAAAATCTTACAGCCTATGGACTTTCTCTCTGAATAGGCGGACTCTACTATTCTTCTTCACTGCGTTAGTAATATTTATTTGTAACTTATTATATCTTTTGCTTAAAATTATGTCAATATTATGTTCTATAGTCTAATAAGTGTTTCTCCTAATATTAAATCTTCTGGTGTTGTTATCTTTATATTTGTATAATCTCCTTCATAAAGATATACTTTATTATTGTAATTTTCAACTACCATGGTGTCATCTGTAACTGAAATTTTATCAGCTTTTACTCTCTTATGACATTCAAGAATTATATCAAACTTGAATACTTGTGGAGTTTGAATTGATACTAAATTTTCTCTTTTAGGAGTTTCTACTGAAAATCCCTTTTCATTTTTCACCTTAATTGTATCCTTAGGCATAACTCCAGGTGCCGCTGCTCCATGAATTCTAGCTAATTCTATTCCATTTTCAATTATTTTTTCTGAAACAAACGGTCTAGCTCCATCATGAATAAGTACAATATCAGTATCTTTAATACTTAGTAATCCATTTAATACAGAATCTTGTCTCTCCATTCCACCTTCTACTATAGAATCAATTTTTAAATTGTATTTGTCTAAGATTTCATTTTTACAATAATCAATTTCATCCTTAGGTAATACAAGGATTACTTCATCTACTTTTTTACAATCAATAAATCTTTTCAAAGTATAGTATAAAATAGGTTTTCCATTTAACTCTATATATTGTTTACTAATACCAGCACCCATTCGTTTGCCTCTTCCACCAGCTAAAATAATAGCACTTACCATTTAATCACCTACTTAGCTATTCTTTTGGTTTTGCGAAAATCATTCTTCCTGCTGCTGTTTGAAGTACTGAAGTTACTATAACTTCTATAGGTTCTCCTATGTACTTTCTTCCACCTTCTACTACAATCATTGTCCCATCATCAAGATAAGCAACACCTTGAGTAGCTTCTTTACCATCTTTAACAACAACTACTTTCATTTCTTCACCAGGAAGAACAACAGGTTTTATAGCATTAGCTAATTCATTTATGTTAAGTACTGGTACTCCTTGAAACTCAGCAACTTTGTTTAAGTTAAAGTCATTAGTTATAACTTTTCCCTTTAATACTTGAGCTAGTTTTAATAGCTTACTATCTACTTCTGCTATTTCTGGAAAATCACCTTCCCAAATTTCAGTTCCTATCTCTAATTCTTTTTGAATCTTATTTAATATATCTAACCCTCTTCTTCCTCTATTTCTTTTTAATGAATCTGAGGAATCTGATATGTGTCTAAGTTCATCTAAAACAAAACTAGGTATAACTAAGGGTCCTTCTATAAATCCTGTTTTACATATATCAAATATTCTTCCATCTATTATTACTGATGTATCTAAAACTTTAGAAATTGTTTTCATATTATTTTTAGATTTCTTTTCTTTTGAACTTGTTTTCTTTAAATTTATTAATAGTGTTGATATATCTTCTTTCTTTTTAATAAATATATCTCCTACGATAAATGCAAAAATTAGATTAAATAATATAAATATTATTGGACCAACCATAGTTAGTTTATTTAATGGTAATCCTATTAATGATGTTATTATTAATGATAATAACGCACCAAATCCACCATAAAGTATTTCCGTAGCCGATAACTTTTGAATATTTTTTTCTGCATATTCTATTAAACTTACTACCCAATCATAAATACGTGGAGAAATTATAAATAATATAAGACCAAATAATAAAACTGTAAAAATAAGAAATAATACCGAACCCACAGGTTTTGATAGGAAACTAATATTACTTATTTGAGGAATATCTAATATTATACTTCCAATAACATAACCACTGATTGAGCCTATAAGCGAAAATATAATTCTTATTGTTTTTTTGAACACGCAATCACCTCCTATTTAATTATTGACATAATTATATTATTAAATTCTATTCTATTTAATATTGATTTATTGCCCATATTAAAGGCAATTTTATAATATTATACCATATTAATCTACTGTCTAAAACTTGTAATTCTTAAATTCTTCTTAATTTAAAATAAAATTACCCCCTATAAATTTTAAATAAAATTGTCTATTATAATAATTAATACAGGCTATGGCTGTATTAACAAATTTATCAGTTATACTTTATAGCTAAATTTTATATTATATCGATTTATAATAAGGAGTTGAAATATATGAAAGATATAATTTTTGATAACTTTCAAAATGATGTGGACGAATCACTAATAAGACATAAAAGTATTCTTGACATAATGACTAAATATACTGAATCAAGTGCTAGGGTAAATAGAGCTGTAGCAAAATCTGTTACAAACTGTGGCTGTATTAACATATCCGCTAAAAAACAAGTTACTCCTAGCGAGAATGATTCATTATCTGAGTTTAGCGCTTTACTTGAAAATCATCTAAATGGTACCTTGTGTGATAATTGTCGTGAGGTTGTTGAAAGAGAAATCGGAAATAATTTATTTTACCTTACATCTATTTGTAATAGTTTAGGTTTAAACCTTTACGATATACTTCTTAAGGAAGAGGATAAAATAAATACCTTAGGTAAATTTTCATTTAGATAATTTTTAAAGCAGGTTATTTAAAATAACCTGCTCTTTTATTATTAACTATCTTTTTCTTACTTATTCCATTTTAATCTACTTAAATCTCATTTTTTAAATAAACTTGTTCTTTTATTCTTCTAAGTCCATTTCTTATAGCTCTTGCTCTTGCTTCTCCGATTCCTTCTACTTGATCTAGTTCATCAGTAGTAGCTTCTACAACATATTTCAATTCATTAAAATGCTTAACTAAATTTTCTATTACTGAGCTTGGAATTCTAGGAACTTTACATAATACTCTATACCCTTTAGGTGATATTAAAGTATCTACTAAGGATATTCCACTATGACCTAAGGATTTAGATATTAAGTCTAAATCTAGTAATTCTTCTGAACTAAGCATTTGTATTTCTTTATATATTTCTTCTGGCTCTAATTCTTCTTTACAATAATCTCTAATAAGAAGAATACCATCTCTTTCTATGTTTTTTATTAACTCTTGTAATTGCATAGAAATTAATCTTCCTTCGTTTCCTAGTTCTACAATATATCTTTTAATCTCTTCAACAATTCTCATAACCATTTCTGTTCTTTGTATTGCTGTTACTACATCAAATATTGTAGTTAAATCTTGAAATTCTAGTAAATTCAGATTGTTTATTGCTCTATTTAACACATTAACATATTTCTCAAGAGTCTGAATAGCTTGATTAGCTCTTGCTAGAATAACACTACTTTCTTGCAAAACGTACTTTAAATCGCCTTTATATACTGTTATTATATTTCTTCTTTGTGATATAGCTATAACAATATTACCCGTTTGTTTAGCAACTCTATTAGCTGTTCTGTGTCTGGTCCCTGTTTCATATGTAGTTAATGATGAGGATGGTACTAATTGTGTATTTGCACATACAATTCTTTTTAAATCTCCACTTATGACAATAGCTCCATCCATTTTAGCTAGTTCATATACATAAGCTGGAGTATATTCTGAATTTATATGAAATCCTCCATCTACTAGCTCCATAACCTCTTCTCCATCTCCAAGTACTATCAATCCACCAGTCTTAGCTCTTAAAATATTTTCTAACCCATCTCTTAGTTGAGTTCCTGGACTCATTAATTTCAATATATTTTTTATCTCTTTATCATTCTTTATTCTCATACACTCACCTGATTCACTAGAATATCTTACTAATTACTTCTCTTATATTACTTACGCCAATAATGTTCATTTCATTACTAGTTACTTTATCTTTATTTCTATTTGGTATTATAGCATTCTTAAATCCCATTTTTTCTGCTTCTTTAATTAATCTATCACAAGCTGATATTGGCCTTATTTCACCTGTTAATCCAACTTCTCCTATTATTACAGTTCTCTCCAACTTAAACCCAGTACTTTTAACACTAGATAATAGTGCTAGTGCTAATCCTAAATCCCCAGTAGTTCCATCTAAGTTTAATCCACCAACTACATTTACATATACATCATATTTAAAGAAAGGAACCTTTAATTTCTTTTCTAATACCGCTAGTATTAATCTAAGTCTTTGATTATCTATACCTACTGCTGTTCTACTTGCCATATGCATATTAGTTTCACTAACAAGAGCTTGCATTTCTACAAGTATTGGTCTAGTTCCTTCCATAACACCTATTACTGCTGAACCTTCTTGATTAAAATTTGTATCTTCTAAAAATATTCTAGATGGATCATAGATTTCCTTCAAACCTTCTTCAACCATTTCAAAAACTCCTATTTCACTAGTTGTTCCAAAACGATTTTTCATAGTTCTTAAAACTCTAAATTCTTCTGTTCTTTCACCTTCAAAATATAAAACAGTATCTACCATATGCTCTAACACTCTAGGTCCTGCAAGCTCACCTTGTTTAGTAACATGTGCCACTATAAATAAGGGGATACTTTTCTTTTTAGCAATTCTCATAATTGCATTTGAACATTCTTTTACTTGTGAAACACTACCTGGTGCAGATGTTATAGCTTCTTTATATACCGTTTGTATAGAATCTATTATTACAAATACAGGTTTTAATTCATCTATATATCCTTCTATTAAATCTAAATTAGTTTCAGATAAAACATATAAATTACTATCATTGGCTCCTAACCTATCCCCTCTTATCTTTATTTGCTCTTCTGATTCTTCACCTGAAACATATAATACCTTTCCATACTTTTTAGAAATAGCATTTGCTGTTTGAAGTAGTAACGTAGACTTTCCTATTCCTGGATCTCCCGAAATTAAAGTAAGAGATCCTTTCACTAAACCTCCACCTAATACTCGATTTAATTCTTTTAATCCTGTATTAAACCTTTCTTTTTCTCCAGATTTTATTTCCTGTATATTTTTAGGCATACTACCTAGAACTTTTATTGTATTAACTTTATTTTTTTGTTCTTTTTGTGTATCTTTAACTTCTTCTACAAGAGTATTCCATTTATTACAATCAGGACATTTACCTAACCATTTTAAAGATTCATACCCACATTCTTGACAAACAAATATGGATTTAATTTTAGCCATAAATTTACCTACCATCCTAAATTTAATTTTATTGTAAATACATTTAAAATCTTGATTTAACTATATTATAATATATCATAATAAATTTATAAAAAACAATTTATAAAAAATAAAAAAGGAACTATTATTTAAATAATTCCTTTTAATCTAATAATTATTCTAAAATATTATCTATTTATTAAACTTGCAGCGTCTTCATCAACTATTAATACAACATCTTTGTGCATTTGTAACATTGATGCTGGCATATTAGTTTTTATTTTTCCACTTAACATTTCTTTTACTGCTTCAGCTTTTCCTGCTCCACTTGCTATAACTATAATCTTTCTTGATTTCATTATTCCACCTAATCCCATAGTTAAAGCTGTTTTAGGAACCTCATCTATTGAATCAAAAAATCTTGCATTTGCTTCAATTGTATTTTGTGTTAATCCTGTTAAGTGTGTACCTGCTA from Clostridium chauvoei encodes:
- a CDS encoding DDE-type integrase/transposase/recombinase encodes the protein MDSIITYLITYNQYLIAIIGQLLLFISKHIPLNQMIFDDSNSPEYQKFKVDKLPTIIRFEKVDYILLLAYYKHKYNKTVKPVQRRNGKSIPKKTKCPKCGAPHEYIYDNNGSKGQFQCKVCGLTFKETNHTTKPIVFICPYCGATLTEQKQRKHFKIHKCNNSKCLYYQRNLKNLPKNIDPCDKYKYKLHYIYREFNINFFKMDLYPISKHATGFSFKKFSPHIMGLCLTYHVNCKMSTRQTAHVLKEVHGIKISHRTVANYALTAAAVIKPFVDTFDYKPSKILSADETYIKVKGIKHYVWIVMDACKRSILGYQVSDTRDTGPCILAMRMAFDKFKDFPGKALNFVADGYSSYPLAKQQFELEKNKEFNLTQVIGLTNDDPVSEEFRWVKQVVERLNRTFKSSYRGTCGYGSDEGALYGFSLWVAYYNFLRPHPYNYWRPLNELKQLDGIDNMSAKWQILISLGQQTILHMQESQTS
- the ispD gene encoding 2-C-methyl-D-erythritol 4-phosphate cytidylyltransferase → MVSAIILAGGRGKRMGAGISKQYIELNGKPILYYTLKRFIDCKKVDEVILVLPKDEIDYCKNEILDKYNLKIDSIVEGGMERQDSVLNGLLSIKDTDIVLIHDGARPFVSEKIIENGIELARIHGAAAPGVMPKDTIKVKNEKGFSVETPKRENLVSIQTPQVFKFDIILECHKRVKADKISVTDDTMVVENYNNKVYLYEGDYTNIKITTPEDLILGETLIRL
- a CDS encoding PIN/TRAM domain-containing protein, which translates into the protein MFKKTIRIIFSLIGSISGYVIGSIILDIPQISNISFLSKPVGSVLFLIFTVLLFGLILFIISPRIYDWVVSLIEYAEKNIQKLSATEILYGGFGALLSLIITSLIGLPLNKLTMVGPIIFILFNLIFAFIVGDIFIKKKEDISTLLINLKKTSSKEKKSKNNMKTISKVLDTSVIIDGRIFDICKTGFIEGPLVIPSFVLDELRHISDSSDSLKRNRGRRGLDILNKIQKELEIGTEIWEGDFPEIAEVDSKLLKLAQVLKGKVITNDFNLNKVAEFQGVPVLNINELANAIKPVVLPGEEMKVVVVKDGKEATQGVAYLDDGTMIVVEGGRKYIGEPIEVIVTSVLQTAAGRMIFAKPKE
- a CDS encoding DUF1573 domain-containing protein; this translates as MKDIIFDNFQNDVDESLIRHKSILDIMTKYTESSARVNRAVAKSVTNCGCINISAKKQVTPSENDSLSEFSALLENHLNGTLCDNCREVVEREIGNNLFYLTSICNSLGLNLYDILLKEEDKINTLGKFSFR
- the disA gene encoding DNA integrity scanning diadenylate cyclase DisA, translated to MRIKNDKEIKNILKLMSPGTQLRDGLENILRAKTGGLIVLGDGEEVMELVDGGFHINSEYTPAYVYELAKMDGAIVISGDLKRIVCANTQLVPSSSLTTYETGTRHRTANRVAKQTGNIVIAISQRRNIITVYKGDLKYVLQESSVILARANQAIQTLEKYVNVLNRAINNLNLLEFQDLTTIFDVVTAIQRTEMVMRIVEEIKRYIVELGNEGRLISMQLQELIKNIERDGILLIRDYCKEELEPEEIYKEIQMLSSEELLDLDLISKSLGHSGISLVDTLISPKGYRVLCKVPRIPSSVIENLVKHFNELKYVVEATTDELDQVEGIGEARARAIRNGLRRIKEQVYLKNEI
- the radA gene encoding DNA repair protein RadA — encoded protein: MAKIKSIFVCQECGYESLKWLGKCPDCNKWNTLVEEVKDTQKEQKNKVNTIKVLGSMPKNIQEIKSGEKERFNTGLKELNRVLGGGLVKGSLTLISGDPGIGKSTLLLQTANAISKKYGKVLYVSGEESEEQIKIRGDRLGANDSNLYVLSETNLDLIEGYIDELKPVFVIIDSIQTVYKEAITSAPGSVSQVKECSNAIMRIAKKKSIPLFIVAHVTKQGELAGPRVLEHMVDTVLYFEGERTEEFRVLRTMKNRFGTTSEIGVFEMVEEGLKEIYDPSRIFLEDTNFNQEGSAVIGVMEGTRPILVEMQALVSETNMHMASRTAVGIDNQRLRLILAVLEKKLKVPFFKYDVYVNVVGGLNLDGTTGDLGLALALLSSVKSTGFKLERTVIIGEVGLTGEIRPISACDRLIKEAEKMGFKNAIIPNRNKDKVTSNEMNIIGVSNIREVISKIF